From a region of the Halolamina sp. CBA1230 genome:
- the prs gene encoding ribose-phosphate diphosphokinase, translating into MILPGSHSQSLAARLAAATDHDLASVRYDRFPDGELCAAVADADADALADEHAVVVASTLTSDAHLELLQLQDAAREAGASEVTTVLPYMGYGRQDEAFKPGQPISARAVARAISTGTDRVVLVSPHEPAVTDFFDVPCEVVEGAPRLAEPLPDDLDEPVFVAPDEGAIDIAERARDAYGEGDADYFEKERDYDTGDVEVSPGNADVAGRDVVLVDDMIATGSTMSEAIDALHGRDVGRAFVVCVHPLLVGNARTKLERAGLAGIWGTDTVERDVSTVSVAPLLADLV; encoded by the coding sequence ATGATACTCCCGGGCTCGCACTCCCAGTCGCTCGCGGCGCGACTGGCGGCGGCGACCGACCACGACCTCGCGAGCGTGCGCTACGACCGATTCCCGGACGGTGAACTCTGCGCGGCGGTGGCCGATGCCGACGCGGACGCGCTGGCGGACGAGCACGCGGTCGTCGTCGCGTCGACGCTCACAAGCGACGCCCACCTCGAACTGCTCCAACTACAGGACGCTGCCCGCGAGGCCGGCGCGAGCGAGGTGACGACGGTGCTCCCCTACATGGGGTACGGCCGGCAGGACGAGGCGTTCAAACCGGGACAGCCGATCTCGGCCCGCGCGGTGGCTCGCGCGATCTCGACTGGCACCGATCGTGTCGTCCTGGTCTCTCCCCACGAGCCGGCGGTGACCGACTTCTTCGACGTACCCTGCGAGGTCGTCGAGGGCGCGCCGCGGCTGGCCGAACCGCTGCCCGACGACCTCGACGAACCGGTGTTCGTCGCGCCCGACGAGGGGGCGATCGACATCGCCGAGCGCGCCCGGGACGCCTACGGCGAGGGCGACGCGGACTACTTCGAGAAGGAGCGGGACTACGACACCGGCGACGTCGAGGTCTCGCCGGGCAACGCCGACGTGGCGGGCCGGGACGTCGTGCTCGTCGACGACATGATCGCCACGGGATCGACGATGAGCGAGGCGATCGACGCGCTCCACGGCCGCGACGTGGGGCGGGCGTTCGTCGTCTGTGTCCACCCGCTGCTGGTCGGCAACGCCCGGACGAAACTGGAGCGGGCCGGCCTCGCGGGCATCTGGGGCACCGACACGGTCGAGCGCGACGTGTCGACGGTGTCGGTCGCGCCGCTGCTCGCGGATCTGGTCTGA
- a CDS encoding DUF1102 domain-containing protein, with the protein MLSLLGTLTAGGALTAGTGAFSGVQADRGINVNVAGDASAYLGLVPASGPNGAYADVTDGDLTLDFTGNNGNIGSSISGGTGVNSDAITWFESVFEVQNNGTQEVNVTISPLTFFDTNSGDILLALLVPSTTFPGTFTLGVGDAEVFHVVIASIGDGTTSGPSIDGTIDIVAEATS; encoded by the coding sequence ATGCTCTCGCTACTCGGCACGCTCACAGCTGGCGGGGCTTTAACCGCCGGGACCGGTGCCTTCAGCGGTGTCCAAGCGGACCGTGGTATCAACGTTAACGTGGCTGGAGACGCGAGCGCGTATCTCGGTCTCGTCCCTGCGTCGGGTCCGAACGGTGCCTACGCGGACGTGACTGACGGCGATCTCACGCTCGATTTCACGGGAAACAACGGCAACATCGGTAGCAGCATCTCCGGTGGAACCGGAGTCAATTCGGACGCTATCACGTGGTTCGAGTCGGTATTCGAGGTCCAGAATAATGGAACTCAAGAGGTAAACGTGACAATATCCCCGTTAACGTTCTTCGACACGAACAGCGGAGATATCCTGTTGGCGCTACTCGTTCCCAGCACGACGTTCCCCGGAACGTTCACTCTCGGTGTGGGTGACGCGGAGGTGTTCCACGTCGTGATCGCTAGCATCGGGGACGGAACCACTTCAGGTCCCAGTATCGACGGAACGATCGACATCGTCGCGGAGGCCACATCATGA
- a CDS encoding DUF1102 domain-containing protein → MERRKFVIGLGSLAAGGAAAMGTGAFSGVQADRDISVEVAGDASAYLQMKAPDTLENGEYADGPGETGNQLSLTFDSSATSHSGSGVNADAISRFDEVFMIINEGTQEVNLHIDDEELSQEAQDRIRFYTTETGGRKTLEDGEEDSAAEGEKKIGVPVGAGQNKTVGVEIDTREVTNSGGGSDWPAIDDPSDWSVSGEVTIYTEA, encoded by the coding sequence ATGGAACGACGCAAGTTCGTGATCGGACTCGGATCGCTCGCTGCCGGCGGGGCAGCTGCAATGGGTACTGGTGCGTTTTCGGGCGTGCAGGCGGATCGTGATATCTCGGTGGAAGTCGCTGGTGACGCAAGTGCGTACCTCCAAATGAAGGCCCCTGACACCCTCGAGAACGGAGAGTACGCAGATGGGCCGGGCGAAACCGGTAATCAGCTGAGTCTTACGTTCGACTCTAGTGCGACGAGCCACAGTGGGAGCGGTGTCAACGCTGACGCGATCAGTCGGTTCGACGAAGTGTTTATGATTATTAACGAGGGAACGCAGGAAGTTAACCTCCATATCGATGACGAGGAGTTGTCTCAGGAGGCACAGGATCGGATTCGCTTCTACACTACCGAAACCGGTGGACGAAAAACGCTCGAAGACGGCGAAGAAGACTCGGCTGCTGAGGGCGAAAAGAAGATTGGTGTTCCAGTCGGTGCTGGTCAGAACAAGACAGTCGGCGTGGAGATCGACACGCGAGAAGTCACAAACTCTGGGGGTGGTTCGGATTGGCCGGCCATCGACGACCCGAGCGACTGGTCCGTGAGTGGTGAAGTGACGATCTACACCGAGGCGTAA
- a CDS encoding transcriptional regulator — protein sequence MMSITTTDNESHSAGEELSEDDVFEMLSNRRRRYVIHALKHAEEPVEVSELSRDVTAWERGINPADVAYDDRRNVYSTLKRTHLPKLAEQEVVTVSEDPCLVEPTPALESLDVYVEVLSSQEIPWSLYYVGLACVAAALLLAISTGTPPFAALDPADIAVFVTTAFGVSAVIHYLVGRRARLGSTEKPPELRKRE from the coding sequence ATGATGTCAATCACTACCACCGACAACGAGTCGCACTCTGCGGGAGAGGAGCTGTCCGAAGACGACGTCTTCGAGATGCTCTCGAACCGGCGGCGACGCTACGTCATCCACGCGCTCAAACACGCGGAGGAGCCGGTCGAGGTCTCGGAACTCTCGCGGGACGTCACGGCGTGGGAGCGCGGCATCAACCCGGCCGACGTGGCGTACGACGACCGGCGGAACGTGTACAGCACGCTCAAGCGCACCCACCTGCCGAAACTGGCGGAGCAGGAGGTCGTGACCGTCAGCGAGGACCCCTGTCTCGTCGAACCCACGCCCGCACTGGAGAGTTTGGACGTCTACGTGGAGGTACTCAGCAGCCAGGAGATCCCGTGGAGCCTCTACTACGTCGGGCTCGCGTGCGTCGCCGCCGCGCTCCTACTCGCGATCAGTACCGGGACGCCACCCTTCGCAGCGCTCGATCCGGCCGACATCGCGGTGTTCGTCACGACCGCCTTCGGCGTCTCGGCCGTCATCCACTACCTCGTCGGTCGGCGCGCGCGCCTCGGCAGTACGGAGAAACCGCCCGAACTCCGGAAACGCGAGTGA
- a CDS encoding type I 3-dehydroquinate dehydratase: MFDSFTLVAATADLADERAARGVADLVEFRMDLAADPVEQLAAYDGDLPLLVTNRPAWEGGETDGSSEAAETARLDALDAALGNDAVAAVDLELAALRRSERAVAVAEAAESLGVAVVVSVHDFERTPSERTMAALLSAAASAGDVGKLAVTATDREDALALLSATHAVDAAGEHVATMAMGEVGRHTRAVAPLYGSKIGYAPVHAEEATAPGQYDLETLAELVTRLRSR; this comes from the coding sequence GTGTTCGACTCGTTCACCCTCGTCGCCGCCACCGCCGACCTCGCGGACGAGCGGGCGGCCCGCGGCGTCGCCGACCTCGTGGAGTTCCGGATGGATCTCGCGGCCGACCCCGTCGAGCAGCTGGCGGCGTACGACGGCGACCTCCCGCTGCTCGTGACCAACCGGCCCGCGTGGGAGGGCGGCGAGACCGACGGGAGCAGCGAAGCCGCGGAGACTGCCCGCCTCGACGCGCTCGACGCCGCGCTGGGCAACGACGCCGTCGCGGCCGTGGATCTCGAACTCGCGGCGCTGCGGCGCTCCGAACGCGCGGTGGCGGTAGCCGAGGCGGCCGAGTCGCTCGGCGTCGCGGTGGTCGTCTCGGTCCACGACTTCGAGCGAACGCCGTCGGAGCGGACGATGGCCGCGCTGCTCTCGGCGGCCGCGTCGGCCGGCGACGTGGGGAAACTGGCCGTGACCGCCACGGACCGGGAGGACGCGCTGGCGCTGCTCTCGGCGACCCACGCCGTCGACGCCGCGGGCGAGCACGTGGCGACGATGGCGATGGGCGAGGTCGGGCGGCACACCCGCGCGGTCGCGCCGCTGTACGGCTCGAAGATCGGGTACGCGCCGGTTCATGCTGAGGAGGCCACCGCGCCCGGGCAGTACGACCTCGAGACGCTCGCGGAACTGGTCACGCGGCTCCGTTCCCGGTAG
- a CDS encoding cobalamin-binding protein, which translates to MRLVSLAPSATATLSAMDAGDDLVGVTHHCDLSDVDGNSERVGGWLNADLDAVAALSPDLVLTSDALQRETRDALRERGLAVHHAEPGTLDEAIESFADLGRAVGEATAGADLAADARERLQSVREAVADEPRPTVYCEEWADPPMAAGNWVPEAVDAAGGEYPFADPGERSAEVALEAVTAANPDHVILHPCGKGDRADPEAFRERGWELAAEVHVVDDSLLNQPSPNLVTGVERLAGVLHGVDA; encoded by the coding sequence ATGCGACTCGTCTCGCTGGCCCCCAGCGCGACCGCGACGCTTTCGGCGATGGACGCCGGCGACGATCTGGTCGGGGTGACCCACCACTGCGACCTCTCGGATGTCGACGGCAACTCGGAACGCGTCGGCGGCTGGCTCAACGCGGATCTCGACGCCGTCGCGGCGCTTTCCCCAGATCTCGTCCTCACCAGCGACGCGCTCCAGCGCGAGACGCGCGACGCCCTCCGGGAACGCGGGCTGGCCGTCCACCACGCCGAACCCGGGACGCTCGACGAGGCCATCGAGAGCTTCGCCGACCTCGGGCGCGCGGTGGGCGAGGCGACCGCGGGCGCGGACCTGGCCGCCGACGCGCGCGAGCGGCTCCAGTCCGTGCGCGAGGCCGTCGCCGACGAACCGCGGCCGACGGTGTACTGCGAGGAGTGGGCCGACCCGCCGATGGCGGCGGGGAACTGGGTCCCGGAAGCGGTCGACGCCGCCGGCGGCGAGTACCCCTTCGCCGACCCGGGCGAACGCTCCGCCGAGGTGGCTCTGGAGGCGGTGACGGCCGCGAACCCCGACCACGTGATCCTCCACCCCTGCGGGAAAGGTGATCGCGCCGACCCCGAGGCGTTCCGGGAGCGAGGCTGGGAGCTCGCCGCCGAGGTCCACGTCGTCGACGACTCGCTACTGAACCAACCGAGCCCGAACCTGGTCACCGGGGTCGAGCGGCTGGCGGGGGTCCTGCACGGCGTCGACGCGTAG
- the yjjX gene encoding inosine/xanthosine triphosphatase: MRIAVGSGNPVKRRAVEAAVAGTLDSPEIEAVAVDSGVSEQPTGQEETVAGAQNRARNALAAGDYDLGVGLEGGVAEVSGVDGLFLIMWVAVTDGEAVGLGSGPSFRLPASIGDRVAAGEELGPVMDDVLGEEGVAEKQGAAGALSDGVVDRDDALAAGVAAAMGPFVTDQY, encoded by the coding sequence ATGCGAATCGCCGTCGGCAGCGGGAACCCGGTGAAGCGTCGCGCGGTCGAAGCCGCCGTCGCGGGGACACTCGATAGTCCCGAGATCGAGGCGGTGGCGGTCGATTCTGGCGTCTCCGAGCAGCCGACCGGACAGGAGGAGACCGTCGCGGGCGCGCAGAACCGCGCGCGGAACGCGCTCGCCGCGGGCGACTACGACCTCGGCGTCGGCCTGGAGGGTGGCGTCGCGGAGGTTTCTGGTGTTGATGGGTTGTTCCTGATCATGTGGGTCGCCGTGACCGACGGCGAGGCGGTGGGACTCGGCAGCGGGCCGTCGTTCCGCCTCCCGGCGTCGATCGGTGACCGCGTGGCCGCGGGCGAGGAGCTCGGGCCGGTGATGGACGACGTGCTCGGGGAGGAGGGGGTGGCGGAGAAGCAAGGCGCCGCGGGCGCGCTGTCCGATGGGGTGGTGGATCGCGACGACGCGCTGGCTGCGGGCGTGGCGGCGGCGATGGGGCCGTTCGTGACGGATCAGTACTGA
- a CDS encoding flippase-like domain-containing protein: MNDPADGSDAAAGAAAASDGADPSRIEVSVVLPAYNEADTIEETVRTTLDTLGAFLDTGTFEVIVAEDGCDDETPAIADRLADEIPAVRHFHSDERLGRGGALERAFDAAHGGTLVYFDTDLATDMKHLEELVNTVRQGEADVATGSRWMPDNVADRPAKRGIPSWGYNGAVRLFLRTEVRDHQCGFKAISREAFEAVHDDVEDRHWFWDTELLVRAQRAGFEVKEFPVDWEPKGDSKVDLVRDVFGMGSQIVRTWWQLSVQPRLNKWVTLGASALLVLVAFLLSTLYIDYGAVIDRISDADPTLIAVAAVVYALSWPLRGLRYRDILAELGYTEKLGFLTGAVFISQTGNLVFPARLGDGVRAYVVKARRGIPYPSGFASLAAERVFDLLTITVLAGLVLLGYAASGDLARVAESVTGASQSGQVAVLVAVGIALVAIAAVAGIVLSARSDRNRIRALVERVSSDSYADYVAGALERFVGDVQQVGGDPKAFSRVGATSLVIWTLDVITAVFVLAAFGTGLETATLVTICFFAVSVGNLAKVLPLSPGGVGLYEAAFTLLVAGLTPVTASVALGAAIVDHFLKNAVTMIGGGASMLALNVSLTTAVEEAEEMEEVESVDSA, translated from the coding sequence ATGAACGACCCCGCCGACGGGAGCGACGCCGCCGCGGGGGCGGCGGCGGCGTCCGACGGCGCCGATCCGTCCCGGATCGAGGTCAGCGTCGTGCTCCCGGCGTACAACGAGGCGGACACCATCGAGGAGACGGTGCGGACCACGCTCGACACGCTGGGCGCGTTCCTCGACACCGGCACGTTCGAGGTGATCGTCGCCGAGGACGGCTGCGACGACGAGACGCCCGCGATCGCCGACCGCCTGGCCGACGAGATCCCGGCGGTCCGGCATTTCCACAGCGACGAGCGGCTGGGCCGCGGCGGCGCGCTGGAGCGCGCGTTCGACGCCGCCCACGGCGGGACGCTGGTGTACTTCGACACCGACCTCGCGACCGACATGAAGCATCTCGAGGAGCTGGTGAACACCGTCCGCCAGGGCGAAGCCGACGTGGCCACGGGGTCGCGCTGGATGCCCGACAACGTCGCGGATCGCCCCGCCAAGCGCGGCATCCCCTCGTGGGGGTACAACGGCGCCGTCCGGCTGTTCCTCCGGACGGAGGTTCGGGACCACCAGTGTGGGTTCAAGGCGATCTCCCGCGAGGCGTTCGAGGCGGTCCACGACGACGTGGAGGACCGTCACTGGTTCTGGGACACGGAACTGCTCGTGCGCGCTCAGCGCGCCGGGTTCGAGGTGAAAGAGTTCCCGGTCGACTGGGAGCCGAAGGGTGACTCGAAGGTCGACCTCGTGCGGGACGTGTTCGGGATGGGGAGCCAGATCGTCCGCACGTGGTGGCAGCTCTCGGTCCAGCCGCGGCTGAACAAGTGGGTGACGCTGGGCGCCAGCGCGCTGCTGGTGCTGGTCGCGTTCCTGCTCTCGACGCTGTACATCGACTACGGCGCAGTGATCGACCGCATCTCCGACGCCGACCCGACGCTGATCGCGGTCGCGGCGGTGGTGTACGCGCTCTCCTGGCCCCTCCGGGGGCTGCGGTACCGCGACATCCTCGCGGAACTGGGGTACACGGAGAAACTGGGCTTCCTCACGGGGGCGGTGTTCATCTCCCAGACCGGGAACCTGGTGTTCCCGGCCCGCCTCGGCGACGGCGTGCGGGCGTACGTCGTGAAAGCCCGCCGCGGGATCCCCTACCCCTCGGGCTTTGCGTCGCTGGCGGCCGAGCGCGTGTTCGACCTGCTCACGATCACCGTCCTCGCCGGACTGGTGCTGCTGGGCTACGCCGCCTCGGGCGATCTCGCGCGGGTGGCCGAGTCGGTGACCGGCGCCTCACAGAGCGGGCAGGTCGCGGTGCTGGTCGCGGTCGGGATCGCGCTGGTCGCCATCGCTGCCGTCGCGGGGATCGTGCTCTCGGCGCGTTCGGACCGGAACCGCATCCGGGCCCTCGTCGAGCGAGTGTCTTCGGACTCCTACGCGGACTACGTGGCGGGCGCCCTGGAGCGGTTCGTCGGCGACGTGCAGCAGGTCGGCGGCGACCCGAAGGCGTTCTCCCGCGTCGGCGCGACGAGCCTGGTGATCTGGACGCTCGACGTGATCACGGCGGTGTTCGTGCTCGCGGCGTTCGGCACGGGGCTGGAGACCGCGACGCTCGTGACGATCTGTTTCTTCGCGGTGTCGGTCGGAAACCTCGCGAAGGTGCTGCCGCTGAGCCCCGGCGGCGTGGGGCTGTACGAGGCGGCGTTTACCCTGCTCGTCGCGGGGCTGACGCCGGTGACGGCGTCGGTCGCGCTGGGGGCAGCGATCGTCGATCACTTCCTGAAGAACGCGGTGACGATGATCGGCGGCGGCGCGTCGATGCTCGCGCTGAACGTCTCGCTGACGACCGCGGTGGAGGAGGCCGAGGAGATGGAGGAGGTCGAGTCGGTCGACTCTGCTTGA
- a CDS encoding MarR family transcriptional regulator: MTRGVDEEKRATLKRFAAAGAAAPFAAFGGDSDDGDSDARDAIVGYVAATPGAHFSKLRDDLQLGTGETQHHVERLLSAGTIVSRRDGDYRRFFPADRFSEFEQRALGYLRRSTPRGMVIALLRNPDATGAELADQLGVSRATVSSHAAALESVGLLSRADGYALEEPETLLALLVRYADSFDTAADALAADAAELISHDP, from the coding sequence GTGACACGCGGAGTCGACGAGGAGAAGCGGGCGACACTCAAGCGGTTCGCCGCCGCCGGCGCCGCCGCGCCGTTCGCGGCGTTCGGGGGCGACAGCGACGACGGCGACAGCGACGCCCGCGACGCCATCGTCGGCTACGTCGCCGCCACGCCGGGGGCGCACTTCTCGAAGCTCCGTGACGACCTCCAACTGGGCACCGGCGAGACACAGCACCACGTCGAGCGCCTGCTGTCGGCCGGCACGATCGTCTCCCGCCGCGACGGCGACTACCGCCGCTTCTTCCCTGCCGACCGGTTCTCCGAGTTCGAGCAGCGGGCGCTGGGCTACCTCCGGCGCTCGACGCCCCGCGGGATGGTGATCGCGCTGCTCCGGAACCCCGACGCGACGGGCGCGGAGCTCGCCGACCAACTCGGCGTCTCCCGGGCGACCGTCAGTAGCCACGCCGCGGCGCTGGAGTCGGTGGGGCTGCTCTCCCGCGCGGACGGCTACGCGCTCGAGGAGCCCGAAACGCTGCTCGCGCTGCTGGTGCGCTACGCTGACTCCTTCGACACCGCCGCGGACGCGCTGGCGGCCGACGCCGCCGAGTTGATCAGCCACGACCCGTGA
- a CDS encoding PhzF family phenazine biosynthesis protein, with protein sequence MESYRTLLVDAFTGEPLAGNAAGVVTDADGLSEQQMQAIARELSVSETAFLLPSTAADRKVRYFTPTQEVDLCGHATIAAHGALFDDGTIDAGSYTLETEVGVLDIQVTESGSVWMTQNAPQVFEVDLDYGAAADALGIDEAAFKDVGADLPPAYASTGLPFLILPVNFLEHLSAMEPEYEAVEALAAKHDTEGVYTFTFDAIGRSQDSTLHGRAFVPGLGIDEDPVTGTASGACGAYLDHFAAFDDEFPERMTFEQGHFLDRPGFVGVRVDGRTVQVGGDSVVSLDGSLTVPEYEDDEIIEA encoded by the coding sequence ATGGAGAGCTACCGGACGCTTCTCGTCGACGCGTTCACCGGGGAGCCCCTGGCAGGCAACGCCGCCGGGGTGGTGACCGACGCCGACGGGCTGAGCGAGCAGCAGATGCAGGCGATCGCGCGCGAGCTGTCGGTCTCCGAGACCGCCTTCCTCCTCCCTTCGACGGCGGCCGACCGGAAGGTGCGCTACTTCACGCCGACCCAGGAGGTCGATCTCTGTGGGCACGCCACGATCGCGGCCCACGGCGCGCTGTTCGACGACGGCACGATCGACGCCGGGAGCTACACGCTGGAGACCGAGGTGGGCGTGCTGGATATCCAGGTGACCGAGTCGGGGTCGGTGTGGATGACCCAGAACGCCCCGCAGGTGTTCGAGGTCGACCTCGACTACGGCGCAGCCGCCGACGCGCTGGGGATCGACGAGGCGGCGTTCAAGGACGTCGGCGCGGATCTCCCGCCCGCGTACGCCTCGACCGGGCTGCCGTTCCTGATCCTCCCGGTGAACTTCCTCGAACACCTCTCGGCGATGGAGCCGGAGTACGAGGCCGTCGAGGCGCTGGCGGCGAAACACGACACCGAGGGGGTCTACACGTTCACGTTCGACGCGATCGGCCGGAGTCAGGACTCGACGCTGCACGGCCGCGCGTTCGTCCCCGGCCTCGGTATCGACGAGGACCCCGTGACCGGCACCGCCTCCGGCGCCTGCGGCGCCTACCTCGACCACTTCGCGGCGTTCGACGACGAGTTCCCGGAACGGATGACGTTCGAGCAGGGCCACTTCCTCGACCGCCCGGGGTTCGTCGGCGTCCGCGTCGACGGCCGGACCGTACAGGTCGGCGGGGATTCGGTGGTGTCGCTGGACGGGTCGCTGACGGTGCCCGAGTACGAGGACGACGAGATCATCGAGGCGTAA
- a CDS encoding HVO_0758 family zinc finger protein, whose protein sequence is MKSTRKGLRNDELRKDTYERLACAECEKTLATENPPDEVYSVRKCPECGKEWKELP, encoded by the coding sequence ATGAAGAGCACGCGGAAGGGGCTACGCAACGACGAACTCCGTAAGGACACCTACGAGCGACTCGCCTGCGCGGAGTGTGAGAAGACGCTCGCCACCGAGAACCCCCCGGACGAGGTGTACAGCGTGCGGAAATGCCCTGAGTGCGGGAAGGAGTGGAAGGAGCTGCCCTAG
- a CDS encoding MFS transporter: protein MSRSRLFGALCGYAFLVNFARVVLAPLVSVFIATFGVGESTAGLVASAAWLGSALPRIPTGYLLTKFSRLRVVLAAGIVLAVGASVAAVAGSVPLLILGAGMSGLASGLYFVTGNTLVSELFPARVGRMIGIHGTSNQVAAAVAAPVVTLAVGTVVDWTPVLTALGLPADEPWRLVFVALAAGGLLTTATTFVLSRGVDLPDAGAEDRDLLGAARAEWRTILLGVAIMGVLGFAWQGVFNFYQLFMESRGVAPATARNSLTLVFAAGVPAFAISGSLADRLPKAQYLLGLSATFVVLVFLLTLAPGTVSLLAVSVALGYTVHSIFPAMDTFLLASFPDHNRASAYAVYSGTMMLAQAPGSWFVGTLAEAGVAYVTAFRGLATAVGCVVLVLVVLERAGRLPD from the coding sequence GTGTCTCGCTCCCGGCTGTTCGGCGCGCTCTGTGGCTACGCCTTCCTCGTCAACTTCGCCCGTGTGGTGTTGGCGCCGCTGGTGAGCGTGTTCATCGCGACGTTCGGCGTCGGCGAGTCGACCGCGGGGCTGGTCGCCTCGGCGGCGTGGCTCGGGAGCGCGCTCCCGCGCATCCCGACCGGCTACCTGCTGACGAAGTTCTCGCGGCTGCGGGTCGTGCTCGCGGCCGGGATCGTGCTCGCCGTCGGCGCGAGCGTCGCCGCCGTCGCCGGGAGCGTCCCGCTGTTGATCCTCGGCGCCGGGATGTCGGGGCTCGCCTCCGGGCTCTACTTCGTCACGGGCAACACGCTCGTGAGCGAACTGTTCCCCGCGCGAGTGGGGCGGATGATCGGGATCCACGGCACGTCGAACCAGGTCGCCGCGGCCGTCGCCGCGCCGGTGGTCACCCTCGCCGTCGGCACCGTCGTCGACTGGACGCCCGTCCTGACGGCGCTGGGGCTGCCCGCCGACGAGCCCTGGCGGCTGGTGTTCGTCGCGCTCGCGGCCGGCGGGCTGCTCACGACCGCGACGACGTTCGTGCTCTCCCGCGGGGTCGACCTCCCCGACGCCGGCGCCGAGGACCGCGACCTACTCGGCGCCGCTCGGGCGGAATGGCGGACGATCCTGCTCGGCGTCGCCATCATGGGCGTGCTGGGGTTCGCGTGGCAGGGCGTGTTCAACTTCTACCAGCTGTTCATGGAGTCCCGCGGCGTCGCGCCCGCCACGGCGCGGAACTCGCTGACGCTCGTGTTCGCCGCCGGCGTGCCCGCGTTCGCGATCAGCGGCTCGCTGGCTGACCGGCTCCCGAAAGCGCAGTACCTGCTGGGGCTCTCGGCGACGTTCGTCGTGCTGGTGTTCCTGCTCACGCTCGCGCCGGGGACGGTATCGCTGCTCGCGGTGTCGGTCGCGCTCGGCTACACGGTCCACAGCATCTTCCCCGCGATGGACACGTTCCTGCTCGCCTCCTTCCCCGACCACAACCGCGCCAGCGCCTACGCGGTGTACAGCGGGACGATGATGCTCGCACAGGCCCCGGGCTCGTGGTTCGTCGGCACGCTCGCCGAGGCCGGCGTCGCCTACGTGACGGCGTTCCGGGGGCTCGCGACCGCCGTCGGCTGCGTCGTGCTCGTTCTGGTGGTGCTCGAACGCGCGGGCCGGCTCCCCGACTGA
- a CDS encoding 3-dehydroquinate synthase II, whose product MTRSVWLKADDEVGDWEARKRRITAGLEAGVDWVLVDEADVGRVRELGSVNVAAFKDTGEPGEEILDASRDNDPDVYVVGKEGEGDGTVDLPNDFSGSADLTTLRRSDDRAQASYVRVFDEEYEAFAEEAASDAEYTIVVAEDWQVIPLENLIARVGDETNLVAGVDSADEAATAFETLEIGVDDVLLDTDDPDEIRETVEVRDRSEREQLDLRYAEIQQIEETGGADRVCIDTGSLLEDDEGMLVGSLSRGLFFVHGETADSPYVASRPFRVNAGAVHAYVRTPEGETKYLAELQSGDRVQVVDTAGHTREAIVGRVKIEKRPMFRVQAEVEVDGEPDAVETLLQNAETVKVPTKEGRTAVTDLDAGDEVLIYYEEGGRHFGEKIEESIIEK is encoded by the coding sequence ATGACGCGTTCCGTCTGGCTGAAAGCCGACGACGAAGTCGGGGACTGGGAAGCGCGAAAGCGACGGATCACTGCCGGCCTCGAAGCCGGGGTGGACTGGGTGCTGGTCGACGAGGCCGACGTGGGCCGCGTCCGCGAACTGGGCAGCGTCAACGTCGCCGCGTTCAAGGACACCGGCGAGCCGGGCGAGGAGATCCTCGACGCCAGCCGGGACAACGATCCCGACGTCTACGTCGTCGGGAAGGAGGGTGAGGGCGACGGGACGGTCGACCTCCCCAACGACTTCTCCGGATCGGCCGACCTGACGACGCTCCGGCGCTCGGACGACCGCGCCCAGGCGTCGTACGTCCGCGTGTTCGACGAGGAGTACGAGGCGTTCGCCGAGGAGGCCGCCAGCGACGCCGAGTACACCATCGTCGTCGCCGAGGACTGGCAGGTGATCCCGCTGGAGAACCTGATCGCCCGCGTCGGCGACGAGACGAACCTCGTGGCCGGCGTCGACTCCGCCGACGAGGCTGCCACGGCGTTCGAGACGCTGGAGATCGGCGTCGACGACGTGCTGCTCGACACGGACGACCCCGACGAGATCCGCGAGACGGTCGAGGTTCGGGACCGCAGCGAGCGCGAGCAGTTGGATCTGCGCTACGCCGAGATCCAGCAGATCGAGGAGACCGGCGGCGCCGACCGCGTCTGCATCGACACGGGGTCGCTGCTGGAGGACGACGAGGGGATGCTCGTCGGCTCGCTCTCCCGCGGGCTGTTCTTCGTCCACGGGGAGACGGCCGACTCGCCGTACGTCGCCTCCCGGCCGTTCCGCGTGAACGCTGGTGCAGTGCACGCCTACGTCCGGACGCCCGAGGGCGAGACGAAGTACCTCGCGGAGCTCCAGTCGGGCGACCGCGTGCAGGTCGTCGACACCGCGGGCCACACCCGTGAGGCCATCGTCGGCCGCGTGAAGATCGAGAAGCGCCCGATGTTCCGGGTGCAGGCGGAAGTGGAGGTCGACGGCGAACCGGACGCCGTGGAGACGCTGCTCCAGAACGCCGAGACGGTGAAAGTGCCGACGAAGGAGGGACGGACGGCGGTGACGGATCTGGATGCGGGCGACGAGGTGCTGATCTACTACGAGGAAGGTGGGCGGCATTTCGGCGAGAAGATCGAGGAGAGCATCATCGAGAAGTAG